DNA from Pirellulales bacterium:
CCAGCAGCAACCGCCGCGGGCCCGTGGGGTCTTCGCGGTCACGGGTTACTGCCCAGGCGGTGCGGACCGCCGCCACGAAGGCCAGGCTGCCACTGGTGCGATAGACCGCTTGGCCGCTGCCCTTGTTCAAATGACCCACCGCGAGCACGGCCACGTTGTGGCGCGCTGCAAGTTCGGCCAAGGGCGCGAGCATGGCCCGCACGTCGGCGTTCTTGTGGCTGTCCGTGGCACCGCAGAAAGCGCCCAGCGGGTCGATGATTACGAGCTTGCAGCTAGCCACGCTCACGATGGCCGCCTCGATACAAGTGCGGTCGTGCAGCGTAAGCGGTCGCTCGTCGTGCCGGCCCTCGTCGTCGGTGGTCTGCACCCCGCGCAGGGCTACGATCCGCGACACGTCGGCACCGGCCGCATCGAGGCGCGGCCGCACCGTATCGGCAAGATCGTCCTCGGCATTGGCGATGACCACGCCGCCGGCCGCGTTCGTGTCCCAAGGTATGTCGGGCCAGGGTTTCCCGGCCGACACGCGGGCCGCCAGGTCGCACGTCACGAACGATTTGCCGAGGCCCGGGTCGCCCACGAGCAAGGCAAGCTTGCCCAGCGCCAGTCGGCCCGGCCAAAGCCAATCGACCGGCCGCGGCTCGACGGTGTGCATCGGTACCAAAAGCGGCGCGGCGGGCACGCCCTGCTGCACGCCGGCCAGGTCGCCAATCGTTCGGGCCGCCAACGCTTCGAGCTGCTCGACGATCGCGGCGCGCTGGGCTCGAAGCGGTTTCCATCGCTTGCAAATCCGCTCGACAAAATGCTCGCGAAGATCGGCACGGGCGATGTCGAAACGATCGTTGAGTTGCTGGTCGCCGTACCGGGCCGTCAACGCTATCACGCTGCCGCGGCGCGCGGTCGGCCGGTCAAAGTCGATCCGTAGCTCGCTCACGCCGCACCGCCTGCCCGCGGGCTCAGGCGAATCGTCAGCGGCTCCGGCGCGGGGCTCGGTGTCGGCTCTGGTGCCGTGCTGGGCAATGTCGCCGGCGCAGGCACGAGGCGAGCCACGAGTCGCCGCGCAGTTTCGCGGTCGGCTGCCGTGCGCATCAGGTGTGCCGGCAGGTCCAGCAGGATATGCTGCTGCGCCAGCAGGTGGCCCAGCGTCGCCGGCTGTCGCGGCCGCGGACTGTCCCAGTCGATGGCCATGCCGTACCGTGCAGCCGCTCGGCGCAGGGCACGACACAGCGCGATGTCATCGTCGATCGGTCGTGGTAAACTGCTCATGTGTACTCCGCTCTAGGCGCGGCGAGACTGGCATCTCGACCGCGCCCTTTTTGTTGGTGTCGGTTTTTACGCTGTCGATCATCTCGACGAGGTCGCGCGGGTCATACAGGACGCGACCGCGCACACGCACAACGGGCACGAGGCCCGCATCGCGCCAGCGGTCGAGAGTCCGCAGGCTGATCGACAGCGCTGCCGCCGCCTCACGGCTCGACAGCAGCAGCCGGATCGGCGCAGCGGTGGGATCGGTGGTGCTCATGGCCGCACCTCGCGCGGGTCACTCGCGCGCTCCGCGAGGAAGCTGCGCAGGTCGGCCACGGGATACAGCACGCTCTGCCGCCGGCCGCTGCCGACTCGTACACAGGGGATCGGCCCGCGCGGGGCAGTCAGGCCCCAAAGCGTGCGGGGCGATAGGCCCAGGGCTTTGGCCGCTTCGCGCGGCCGCAAGGCCAGGGCCTCGATAGGTGAAGATGTCATCTCGTCACGCTCCATCAGGTCGCGGGCTGCGATGTGCGGCCCGTATACCCGTTGGCGCAGCGTTCGGCAAAAAGATGTCGAACAGTGGCAGGTTCGCACGAAAACGCAAGCAAAAGCCGCGATTCGCGAACTCAAGAAAACTTCTCAGGTGTTCGACAGCCGATGTCGAATGATCGAACGCGCCCCTAATCGTCCTCCGAACGCCGCTTCCCAGCTTCAAAGGCTTCTTGGGTCATGCGGGACAACTCAGCAGGCCTGAATTCGCCCCGCAAAGCCTTGAGCGCGTCTGCCAGGGTCGATGCATCTGTGCAC
Protein-coding regions in this window:
- a CDS encoding helix-turn-helix domain-containing protein, whose protein sequence is MTSSPIEALALRPREAAKALGLSPRTLWGLTAPRGPIPCVRVGSGRRQSVLYPVADLRSFLAERASDPREVRP
- a CDS encoding AAA family ATPase, with translation MSELRIDFDRPTARRGSVIALTARYGDQQLNDRFDIARADLREHFVERICKRWKPLRAQRAAIVEQLEALAARTIGDLAGVQQGVPAAPLLVPMHTVEPRPVDWLWPGRLALGKLALLVGDPGLGKSFVTCDLAARVSAGKPWPDIPWDTNAAGGVVIANAEDDLADTVRPRLDAAGADVSRIVALRGVQTTDDEGRHDERPLTLHDRTCIEAAIVSVASCKLVIIDPLGAFCGATDSHKNADVRAMLAPLAELAARHNVAVLAVGHLNKGSGQAVYRTSGSLAFVAAVRTAWAVTRDREDPTGPRRLLLAVKSNLSVDQGGLAFSVGPYGAHDEPAVAWEADPVRVSADEALAAEASGAEDRSEREEALEFLRDRLADGPVAVVDVNREARSQGIADRTLRRARRALGVLKTKDGLRGGWSLSLPPDDAGLVWPEAGQDWPEGGHEYPKVASP
- a CDS encoding helix-turn-helix domain-containing protein; protein product: MSTTDPTAAPIRLLLSSREAAAALSISLRTLDRWRDAGLVPVVRVRGRVLYDPRDLVEMIDSVKTDTNKKGAVEMPVSPRLERSTHEQFTTTDRR